Sequence from the Sinorhizobium meliloti genome:
GGGGACCCCGTTTAACACAATTTACTGTTTGGCAGGAGAGGGCAGCAAAGAACTTCATGATCGACCATTTTGCCGATCAATTCCCAATGGCGGCAGCAGCTTCGGCGGCTGGTGTTTCCATCCGTCGCTTTATCGAAAGCTTCAAACGCGTAACGGGCCAGACGCCGAAACAGTGGCTACTGGGCTATCGAACAGCACGTGCCAAGCAGTACCTCGGCGAGCGTTCTTTGACACTTGCAGAGATCGCCACCGGGTGCGGCTTCACCGACGAGGATCATTTTACCAAGGTTTTCCGTCGAGTGGCGGGTACCACCCCGGCAGCCTGGCGGGCGCGTTGGCTGCATTGACAGCGGTTTCGGTTTCGTGTGCGAATGAGGGCCGCTCCGCATTCTAACTTTGGACTATTGTAGCACCGCAATCGAACCCTGGACTATTGTAGGATCCGAAACAACGGTGTATCGCGCCTAGCCAGAAATCGGGAGACCACGTCGATGGCCCTGCACGAAGCATTGAACGCCGCAGGTCGTGTGCCGGGCCCGATCGTCAAGTCGATTGCTGCCGGCGATATCAACGTTACGAGGACCTATTCCGATCGGTTTGATCTGGACGTCGCACCGGCCATCCCCTGCACAGACGCATTTGGCGTTATTGTTCAGCTTCGTGACTTCGATACCCATCGGCTATGGCGACGTGGCGAATTGGTTTACGAGGGCGGACACGCAAAGGCGTCGCTGGCAATCACCGACCTACGCGACCAGTGGCAGTGCCATCATCTCTCGCCGTTCGACAATATCCGCTTCCACATTCCGTTTTCCCGCATGCGTGCCTTCGCGGAAGAGGTGGGCCGTAGCGAATATATGGCGCTCGCTTGTGTCCAGGGGCGCATAGATCCGGTCATGCACGGCCTTGCCCAGGCATTGCTGCCATCGCTTGACGATCCTAGCGACGCCAATCCTCTGTTTCTGGAGCAGATCAATCTCGCCATGTTGGCGCACCTCAGTCAAACCTATGGCGGGCTGCACTTCCCCGTGGACAAAAAAGGGACTCTGTCGCCTTGGCAGGAAAGACTCGCTACGGACTTTTTGGCTTCCCATTTCAACAAACCGTTTTCGATTGGAGATCTGGCTTCTCGCTGCGGATTATCGCGCAGCTATTTCAACAAGGCTTTCAAGGAGAGCTTTGGGCGCACCCCTTCAAAGTGGCTGACCGAGTACCGGGTCGCGCGGGTCAAGGAAATGTTGTTGTTGGACCTGTCGATTGCTGAGGTCTCGATCAATTGCGGCTTCGCCGATCAGAGCCACATGACCAGGGTCTTCACAAGTCTGACTGGCGACACACCGGCACGCTTCAGACGAAAGAACAGGACGTTCGGCGTGGCCTTGGATCCGCTAATGGTCTAATCGCCTCCATTGGCTCACATCGTTCAAAACGCGTGAATTTCGTACAAGATCGTTTTCCCGGTCGCGGCGATGATGCGGCGATTGAGGGCGACTCCGCGCACCTGAGTGGAGGCTGCCTCTTGAAACCACGATCCGCACAGGGCCTCGGTCCTATTCCGATGTTTGTGGTCGAGAGGTTTTCGCTACAGGTAAGCTCAAAATACGGGACCCAAGGCATGACGGACGTCTCTTCCATCGCAGCAACCAAAAGACATGACAGTCTCGGCTGCTCCATGGACAGGCTCGACGATGACCGAACGATCGAGGGCCGTGACATGTCGTTCCATCGCAAGAGGTCGGCTTCGGCGCCGCCCGGCAGAGTCACGACACCAGCGACCGGACGCGGATATCTGCTCGGTCTCTCCGCAGCAGGCGGACACAGTCGGCGGATCATCAAAGAGCACCATTCGACTGTTCATGATTTTGAGCAAAATGCGGTCTACCTGCGGAATTTCGCCGATGATTATTGTGCTGACCTCAGCGGCTCCTTCGACTTCATGCTGCTCGAAATCAATCATAACGCGCTCGAGCGGATCGCCGACGCGGCGGACTTGAGAAGTGTCAGCGAGTTGCGCCCGGTTGCCGCCCACGCAGATCCTGTGCTTGGTGGCATGCTGGGCGCCTTGTTTGCGACAGTGGACGGAAGCGCCGACAGGAGCGCCTTGTTTGTTGACCAGCTCTCGATCGCAATTGGGGTTCATGTTGTTCAGCAATACGGCAACGGTCGCGGCAACGTGGCGGCCAGCGGGCGCCGGCTTTCCTCACGTTGCCAAGCCAGGATCAAGGACCTCGTCCAAAGCCAGCTGAATGGTGAGCTGACCGTCGAACAGCTCGCTTCGGCCTGCAATCTGTCGCAGGCCACTTTTCTTCGGGCCTTCCGCGAAACGATGGGGAAGACGCCGCATCGATGGCTGCAGCAGCAACGCATCGAAAAGGCCGTGGATCTGCTGCAGTTCTCACAAACCCAGTTGAGTGAGATCGCCAGCGTATGCGGCTTCTCCGACCAGAGCCACTTCACACGTGCCTTCGTACAGGCGATGGGCGCCACCCCCGGGGCCTGGAGACGAAGCCGGCAGTTGAGCGCTTGAAAAAGAAAGCGCGGTTCCAGTCAGGGAGCCAAGAGTGCGCTATGCGACGGTACGGTTGACACCTCTCTTACTGGTTCAACTGCAGCAAGTGATCTCTCATCAATTCGTAGGTCGCGCGCTTGGTGGCGATCAAAAAGTTCAAAAGTCCCTCATCCGTTACAAGAAATGGGCAGTCGTCCTCGCCATGGTGTCGGACATCAGCAACCAACCGAAGAGGCCACTACCATGACCGCGACACCGACCCCCGGGAAACTTCTCGTTTCGCCCAAGGATCACGCCCTGATCATGATCGACTTCCAGTCGCAAATGTCCTTTGCCACAAAGTCGATCGACGCTGTGCAACTGCGCAACAACGCGGCGGTGGTCGCGAGCGCGGCTGCCGGCTTCGGTGTCCCGACGATCCTGACGACAGTCGCGGAAAAGAGCTTCTCCGGCCCAATGTTCGCGGAGATCACCGATGCCTTCCCCGAACAGCCGCTTCTCGACCGCACCTCCATGAATACCTGGGAAGACGCAGCGGTGATCGAGGAGGTCAACCGAATCGGAAAGAAGCGCCTCGTCTTCTGCGGCCTTTGGACCTCCGTCTGCATCGTCGGCCCGACCCTGTCAGCGCTCGATCAGGGCTTCGAAGCCTACGTCATTGCCGATGCCTGTGGCGACGTGTCGGACGAGGCGCATGAGCGCGCCATGGACCGCATGGTGCAAGCCGGAGTCCGTCCGATGACCTCGCTCCAATACATGCTCGAGCTGCAGCGCGATTGGGCACGCACCGACACCTACGACATGACCACCGGCATCGCCAAAAAATTCGGCGGCGCCTACGGCCTCGGTATCATCTACGCCAAGACCATGTTCGGCGCTTCCGAAGGCCACTGACCTTCACTGGGGTTGCTCAGCCGAGCGCCACTCCGGCCGCCTCCAGCGGGCGGAGTGGCGACGACCAATGTTAAAGGGAATGACGATGAAGATGTATCTCCTTTCACTCGGGGCCGGGCTACTCGTGGGTGTCATCTACAGCCTGCTCAACGTCCGCTCCCCGGCTCCGCCGGTGATCGCGTTGGTGGGGCTATTAGGGATCCTCGTCGGCGAACAGGCAGTGCCACTGGTCAAGCGCCTGATGTCCGGCAATCCGGTCAACATTTCTTGGTTCAATAGTCACTGCATCCCGCATGTTTTCGGGGAACTGCCGACCGGTGCCGCACATAATCCTGTTGCTGCGCGCGACGAGCCGTCTGCACGGGAGATCAGCTAATGCCGACCCGCCGCGGTTTTCTGGGTGCAGCGTCCGCCCTGGCGCTCCCTAACCTGTTTTCACCGGCGCGCGCCGCCGATCCCGTTTCGACCTCAGGAGACAAGCCAATGAGTGCCGATCTGATCCTGCACCATGGTCTGGTGACCACGCTGGACCGGACGAACCCGAACGCCACGGCCATCGCTATTCGGGACAGCAAGTTCCTCGCCGTTGGCGACGACAGGGACATCATGGCGCTTGCCGGACCAGAGACGAAGGTGATCGACCTGAAGGGCAAGCGCGTCCTGCCTGGACTGATCGACAATCACACGCATGTCGTCCGCGGCGGTCTCAACTACAATATGGAGCTGCGCTGGGACGGGGTGCGCTCTCTCGCCGATGCGATGGACATGCTGAAACGTCAGGTGGCGATCACACCACCGCCGCAATGGGTCCGGGCGGTCGGCGGCTTCACCGAGCACCAGTTCGTCGAAAAGCGCCTGCCGACAATTGACGAGATCAACGCCGTCGCGCCGGACACGCCAGTCTTCCTGCTGCATCTCTATGACCGCGCCCTGCTCAATGGTGCCGCGCTGCGCGCCGTCGGCTATACGAAGGACACGCCGAACCCGCCGGGCGGCGAGATCATCCGCGACGCCAGCGGCAATCCTACTGGCATGCTGCTCGCGAAACCCAACGCCGCCATCCTCTATTCGACGCTCGCGAAGGGGCCGAAACTGCCCTTCGAGTACCAGGTCAACTCGACCCGCCACTTCATGCGCGAGCTCAACCGCCTCGGCGTCACCGGAGTCATCGACGCGGGCGGCGGCTACCAGAACTATCCGGATGACTACGCGGTCATCCAGAAGCTCGCCGACGATGGGCAGATGACTGTTCGTCTTGCCTACAATCTCTTCACCCAGAAGCCCAAGGAGGAGAAGCAGGACTTCCTCAACTGGACTTCTTCTGTGAAGTACAAGCAGGGCGACGACTACTTCCGCCACAATGGTGCCGGCGAGATGCTGGTGTTCTCCGCCGCCGACTTCGAGGATTTCCGCCAGCCACGCCCGGACATGCCGCCGGAGATGGAAGGCGACCTTGAGGAAGTCGTGCGTGTGCTAGCTGAGAACCGCTGGCCCTGGCGCATGCACGCTACGTACGACGAGACCATCTCACGGGCGCTCGACGTGTTCGAGAAGGTCAATCAGGACATGCCGCTTGAGGGGCTCAACTGGTTCTTCGACCATGCGGAAACGATCTCTGAGCGATCTATAGACCGCATCGCCGCGCTCGGCGGCGGCATCGCCACCCAGCACCGGATGGCCTATCAGGGGGAATACTTCGTCGAGCGATACGGGCATGGGGCCGCCGAGGCAACGCCGCCGATCGCAAAGATGCTGGAGAAAGGCGTGCACGTCTCCGCCGGCACCGATGCCACCCGGGTCGCCTCCTATAATCCCTGGGTCTCGCTCTCGTGGATGATTACAGGAAAGACGCTCGGCGGCATGCAGCTCTATCCGCGCGCCAATTGCCTCGACCGCGAGACGGCACTTCGGATGTGGACCGAGAACGTCACGTGGTTCTCCAACGAGGAAGGCAAGAAGGGCCGGATCGAGAAGGGTCAGTTTGCCGACCTGATCGTGCCCGACAAGGATTTCTTTGCCTGCCCGGAAGACGAAATATCGTTCATAACGTCCGAGCTTACCATGGTCGGCGGCAAGATCGTCTACGGGACCGGCACGTTCGCCGATTTCAACGAGAATGACGTTCCGCCGGCTATGCCGGACTGGTCTCCGGTGCGCATGTTTGGCGGTTATGCGGCGTGGGGAGAACCCGAGGGCGCGGGCAAGCGTTCTCTGCGGCGGACTGCGATGGCCACCTGCGGCTGCGCCAGCAACTGCAACGTGCATGGCCACGACCACGCCGGGGCGTGGACATCGAAGCTGCCAATTTCGGACCTCAAGGGCTTCTTCGGCGCACTCGGCTGCTCCTGCTGGGCCGTTTAGGAAGGACCGTTTCATGACGACCATTTCGAAAGAGACCCGCGGAGCGGCCTATGCGCGGCCGCTCCTTACCTCTCCGCCGATCCGCTTCCTGGCGCTGCTGGCCCTGTGTTCGGCCTACATCCAGGGGCCGCTGATGAAGATATATGACTTCGAAGGCGCGATCGCGGAGATGAACCATTTTGGCCTGACGCCAGCTCCGCTGTTCGCGGTCGGCGTCATCGTCTTCGAACTCGCCATGTCGGCGCTCATCCTTCTCGGCATCTTCCGCAAGGTGGCCGCACTTTGCCTGGCAGTCTTTACAGTGGCTGCGACCTTCCTGGCGTTTCGCTTCTGGGAGCTGCCGTCCGGCATGGAGCGCATGATGGCGACCAACGGCTTCTTCGAGCATCTCGGCCTCGCCGGCGGGTTCGTCCTCGTCGCCTGGCATGATCTGCACGAGCGCACCGTTTCCGGAAAGGTGCGTGCGCTATGACGGATGTGACGGCACCGACAAGTGGCTTTGCGCCGCTACGCCAGAAGGTCTTCGCCGTCCTCTGGATCGCCACGATCGTCGGAAACACCGGAAGTTTCATCCGCGATGTCGCCAGTTCCTGGCTGGTGACCGACCTGTCGGCTGCGCCCGCTGCCGTCGCGATGGTGCAGGCCGCGGCGACACTTCCGATCTTCCTGCTGGCGATTCCAGCAGGCGTGCTGTCGGATATCCTCGACCGCCGCAAGTTCCTGATCGTCATCCAGCTTCTCCTTGCGGCGGCCAGCATCTGTCTTATGCTCTTGTCTGCAACCGGACTTCAGTCGGTCAGCTCACTAATTGCGCTCACCTTCGTAGGCGGCATCGGCGCGGCACTGATGGCCCCCACATGGCAGGCGATCGTTCCTGAGCTTGTGGCAAGACAGGACGTCAAAAGCGCTGTCGCCCTGAACTCCCTCGGCATCAACATTTCCCGTTCGATCGGTCCGGCGGTCGGTGGCCTGTTGCTGGCCTGGTTTGGCGCGGCCGTCACCTACGGCGTCGACGTCATCAGCTATGTCTTCGTGATCGTGGCTCTCACGTGGTGGAGACGCGCCGCAACTCCAGACGATGTCCTCTCCGAGCGCTTCTTCGGAGCCTTCCGCGCCGGACTCCGCTTCGCGAAGGCCAGCCGCGAGCTGCACGTTGTGCTCCTGCGCGCGGCTGTCTTCTTTGCATTCGCCAGTGCTGTCTGGGCGCTTCTTCCACTCGTCGCGCGTGATCTCCTCGACGGGGACGCGGGCTTTTATGGCATCCTTCTTGGCGCGGTCGGAGCTGGAGCGATCGGTGGAGCTCTGATCTTGCCGAGGCTGCGGACACGGTTCGACGCCGACGCGCTTCTGCTGGGGGCCGCAGTCGTTACCGCAGCAGTCATGGCAATTCTCTCGGTCGCCCCGCCGCGGTGGGGAGCCATCGTGGCACTTCTTGCGCTCGGCGCTGCCTGGATCACGGCGCTGACGACGTTGAACGGCGCGGCCCAGGCGATCCTGCCTAATTGGGTGCGGGGCCGCTCGCTGGCCGTCTATCTGACCGTCTTCAACGGAGCGATGACGGCGGGAAGTCTCGCCTGGGGCGCTGTCGCTGAGGCACTGAACATCCCGCTCACTCTCAATATCAGTGCCATTGGCCTTGCTGCAGCCGGACTTCTCTTCCATTTCGTCAAGCTGCCGAAGGGCGAGTCCGATCTTATCGCCTCAAACCATTGGCCCGAACCGTTGGTCGCCGCACTTGTCGACAACGACCGCGGTCCTGTCCTCATCCTCATCGAGTATAAAGTCGACAAAACCGAGCGTCCGGACTTCCTGAAGGCACTGGCGAAGCTTTCGAACGAACGCCGTCGCGACGGGGCGTATGGCTGGGGCGTCACCGAGGACGCTGCCGATCCGGAGAAGATCGTCGAATGGTTCATGGTCGAATCCTGGGCCGAGCACCTTCGCCAGCACCGGCGCGTCTCTAAGGCCGACGCCGATGTCCAGCAAGAAGTCCGCCGCTTTCACAAAGGTGCAGAAGCGCCGGTCGTGAGCCACCTTTTGTCGATCAATCGTCCGCAGTAAACCTAGGAGAGAGAGAACGATGACCACTCGCAGATCGGTACTTAAGGGAACGCTCTCCCTCATGCTGGCCCCCACAGCAATGACGACACTTGCGCCGCCCGGCGCGGCCGCGAAGGCGCAGCAAGTCAAGATCCAGGCTCCAGGCTACTACCGGATGATGCTGGGCGACTTCGAGATCACGGCGCTTTCCGACGGAACGGCGAAGTTTCCCGCCGAGACCCTCTACGCCGGTGCCAAGGATCAGGTCGCAGCGCTACTCGCAAAGGCTTTTCTCGACTCGCCGGTCGAACTTTCGGTCAATGCCTTTCTGGTCAACACGAATGAGCGGCTGGTGCTTATCGATGCCGGTGCCGGAGGCTTCTTCGGCCCGGCGCTCGGCAAGCTCGTTCCCAACCTCGTCGCCGCCGGCTACCAGCCGGAGCAGATCGACGACATCATTCTCACCCATGCCCATGTGGACCACCTCGGCGGCCTCGTTGCCGGGGAAAAGATCGTCTTTCTCAATGCCACTGTTCACCTCAACCAGCGCGATGCCGATTTTTGGCTGAGTTCCGCCAACCGCGACGCCGCGCCGGAGGCAAAGAAGGAATTCTTTTCTATGGCCGTGCAAGCGCTTTCACCCTACCGCGATTCCGGCAGGCTGAAGACCTTTGCCGACGAAGCTGAGCCGGTGCCCGGCTTCAAGACGGTCCTGCGTGCCGGCCACACCCCCGGCCACAGCGCGGTCGCCATGGAGAGCAAGGGCCAAAAGCTCGTATTCTGGGGCGACATCACCCACGGCGATGTCGTGCAGTTCGAGGAGCCGGACGTGACGATCGGCTTCGACGAGAACCCGGCCGCGGCTGCAAGCGCGCGCGATGCTGCCTTCGCCGAGGCGGTCAAGGAGGGATACCTCATTGCCGGCGCGCATACGCGTTTCCCTGGCATCGGCCATGTCGGCACGGACAGCGACAAGTTCGACTGGGTGCCGCTGAACTATAGAGCGACGCTCTGATCCGCGGTTTCCCCCTGATCGGGGTCGCCCCGGAGGCTTCGGGCGACAGTCTCTATCTCGAACCAAAGCAAAAGGAATGGCTTCCATGACGCAAAATTTCATCAAGACCGAGGACGGTG
This genomic interval carries:
- a CDS encoding helix-turn-helix domain-containing protein — protein: MALHEALNAAGRVPGPIVKSIAAGDINVTRTYSDRFDLDVAPAIPCTDAFGVIVQLRDFDTHRLWRRGELVYEGGHAKASLAITDLRDQWQCHHLSPFDNIRFHIPFSRMRAFAEEVGRSEYMALACVQGRIDPVMHGLAQALLPSLDDPSDANPLFLEQINLAMLAHLSQTYGGLHFPVDKKGTLSPWQERLATDFLASHFNKPFSIGDLASRCGLSRSYFNKAFKESFGRTPSKWLTEYRVARVKEMLLLDLSIAEVSINCGFADQSHMTRVFTSLTGDTPARFRRKNRTFGVALDPLMV
- a CDS encoding helix-turn-helix domain-containing protein translates to MTDVSSIAATKRHDSLGCSMDRLDDDRTIEGRDMSFHRKRSASAPPGRVTTPATGRGYLLGLSAAGGHSRRIIKEHHSTVHDFEQNAVYLRNFADDYCADLSGSFDFMLLEINHNALERIADAADLRSVSELRPVAAHADPVLGGMLGALFATVDGSADRSALFVDQLSIAIGVHVVQQYGNGRGNVAASGRRLSSRCQARIKDLVQSQLNGELTVEQLASACNLSQATFLRAFRETMGKTPHRWLQQQRIEKAVDLLQFSQTQLSEIASVCGFSDQSHFTRAFVQAMGATPGAWRRSRQLSA
- a CDS encoding hydrolase, whose translation is MTATPTPGKLLVSPKDHALIMIDFQSQMSFATKSIDAVQLRNNAAVVASAAAGFGVPTILTTVAEKSFSGPMFAEITDAFPEQPLLDRTSMNTWEDAAVIEEVNRIGKKRLVFCGLWTSVCIVGPTLSALDQGFEAYVIADACGDVSDEAHERAMDRMVQAGVRPMTSLQYMLELQRDWARTDTYDMTTGIAKKFGGAYGLGIIYAKTMFGASEGH
- a CDS encoding XapX domain-containing protein codes for the protein MKMYLLSLGAGLLVGVIYSLLNVRSPAPPVIALVGLLGILVGEQAVPLVKRLMSGNPVNISWFNSHCIPHVFGELPTGAAHNPVAARDEPSAREIS
- a CDS encoding amidohydrolase, encoding MPTRRGFLGAASALALPNLFSPARAADPVSTSGDKPMSADLILHHGLVTTLDRTNPNATAIAIRDSKFLAVGDDRDIMALAGPETKVIDLKGKRVLPGLIDNHTHVVRGGLNYNMELRWDGVRSLADAMDMLKRQVAITPPPQWVRAVGGFTEHQFVEKRLPTIDEINAVAPDTPVFLLHLYDRALLNGAALRAVGYTKDTPNPPGGEIIRDASGNPTGMLLAKPNAAILYSTLAKGPKLPFEYQVNSTRHFMRELNRLGVTGVIDAGGGYQNYPDDYAVIQKLADDGQMTVRLAYNLFTQKPKEEKQDFLNWTSSVKYKQGDDYFRHNGAGEMLVFSAADFEDFRQPRPDMPPEMEGDLEEVVRVLAENRWPWRMHATYDETISRALDVFEKVNQDMPLEGLNWFFDHAETISERSIDRIAALGGGIATQHRMAYQGEYFVERYGHGAAEATPPIAKMLEKGVHVSAGTDATRVASYNPWVSLSWMITGKTLGGMQLYPRANCLDRETALRMWTENVTWFSNEEGKKGRIEKGQFADLIVPDKDFFACPEDEISFITSELTMVGGKIVYGTGTFADFNENDVPPAMPDWSPVRMFGGYAAWGEPEGAGKRSLRRTAMATCGCASNCNVHGHDHAGAWTSKLPISDLKGFFGALGCSCWAV
- a CDS encoding DoxX family protein, producing MTTISKETRGAAYARPLLTSPPIRFLALLALCSAYIQGPLMKIYDFEGAIAEMNHFGLTPAPLFAVGVIVFELAMSALILLGIFRKVAALCLAVFTVAATFLAFRFWELPSGMERMMATNGFFEHLGLAGGFVLVAWHDLHERTVSGKVRAL
- a CDS encoding MFS transporter yields the protein MTDVTAPTSGFAPLRQKVFAVLWIATIVGNTGSFIRDVASSWLVTDLSAAPAAVAMVQAAATLPIFLLAIPAGVLSDILDRRKFLIVIQLLLAAASICLMLLSATGLQSVSSLIALTFVGGIGAALMAPTWQAIVPELVARQDVKSAVALNSLGINISRSIGPAVGGLLLAWFGAAVTYGVDVISYVFVIVALTWWRRAATPDDVLSERFFGAFRAGLRFAKASRELHVVLLRAAVFFAFASAVWALLPLVARDLLDGDAGFYGILLGAVGAGAIGGALILPRLRTRFDADALLLGAAVVTAAVMAILSVAPPRWGAIVALLALGAAWITALTTLNGAAQAILPNWVRGRSLAVYLTVFNGAMTAGSLAWGAVAEALNIPLTLNISAIGLAAAGLLFHFVKLPKGESDLIASNHWPEPLVAALVDNDRGPVLILIEYKVDKTERPDFLKALAKLSNERRRDGAYGWGVTEDAADPEKIVEWFMVESWAEHLRQHRRVSKADADVQQEVRRFHKGAEAPVVSHLLSINRPQ
- a CDS encoding MBL fold metallo-hydrolase; the encoded protein is MTTRRSVLKGTLSLMLAPTAMTTLAPPGAAAKAQQVKIQAPGYYRMMLGDFEITALSDGTAKFPAETLYAGAKDQVAALLAKAFLDSPVELSVNAFLVNTNERLVLIDAGAGGFFGPALGKLVPNLVAAGYQPEQIDDIILTHAHVDHLGGLVAGEKIVFLNATVHLNQRDADFWLSSANRDAAPEAKKEFFSMAVQALSPYRDSGRLKTFADEAEPVPGFKTVLRAGHTPGHSAVAMESKGQKLVFWGDITHGDVVQFEEPDVTIGFDENPAAAASARDAAFAEAVKEGYLIAGAHTRFPGIGHVGTDSDKFDWVPLNYRATL